One window from the genome of Carassius carassius chromosome 15, fCarCar2.1, whole genome shotgun sequence encodes:
- the LOC132158683 gene encoding polycomb protein SCMH1-like: protein MKKPVPQKAIEWKDGKRIKHARSGRPSRVPSQYQGHFSWEKYLKEKGAVAAPSHCFRQSTTPPVNEFKAGMKLEAQDPRNTTSTCIATVVGLTGSRLRLRLDGSDNKNDFWRLVDSSEIQPIGNCEKNGGMLQPPLGFRLNASSWPMFLLKTLNGAEMAPARIFHKQEPPAPEQNCFQVGMKLEAVDRKNPHFICPATVGALRGVEVLITFDGWRGAFDYYCRYDSRDIFPVGWCALTGDNLQPPGTKVGSPRALGALGALPEGGIEGTGMPPTPGRPPPQKKRKPGRKKTKLSGPWGQKGALGSQTGQPGKELESIKIPKKRGPKPGSKLSWAKRTAWLEGTIGGPGRPISKPRGKLPANWPPKVQQNPTDPIKIPKKRGPKPGSKRKPRLGPNPIPTSPSTSTPEPDTSSVPLDNATIPVAALQAPTVCVYLNKYGKVGPHLDARRIQSLPDHFGPGRASSVLQQCVQACVDCAHNQSSVFSCLKPGHGGELISAYFEQQHHTLTLPAVNSVTYMLRLLEKLCHNLHCDPLFGSQPVPVGGLHYDSRMYTERRNFGESLNSGPGRGTKRFLQHDAYNSNSAPHKIAKNHRLSSEEPFLMENGVGSSEVLKKTHLSSGHVLAMRSLSQNSSTPRKLHRLGSTGSEHFLSSRESPRPSGQDPNLWTVEDVMQFIRDIDPQLGPHADLFRKHEIDGKALLLLRSDVMMKYMGLKLGPALKLTFHIDRLKQGR, encoded by the exons ATGAAGAAACCTGTACCACAGAAAG CTATTGAGTGGAAAGATGGCAAACGGATCAAGCACGCTCGCAGTGGTCGCCCCTCTCGTGTCCCATCACAGTACCAAG ggcATTTCAGTTGGGAGAAGTACCTAAAAGAGAAAGGAGCAGTCGCAGCTCCTTCTCACTGCTTTAGACAG AGCACAACCCCTCCGGTGAATGAGTTTAAAGCTGGCATGAAGTTGGAAGCTCAGGATCCCAGAAACACTACATCTACCTGCATTGCTACTGTGGTGGGCCTGACGGGCTCCCGCCTCCGCCTGCGGCTGGATGGTAGCGACAACAAGAATGATTTCTGGCGCCTGGTGGACTCCTCAGAAATCCAGCCCATTGGGAATTGTGAGAAGAACGGAGGAATGCTGCAGCCGCCGCTTG GGTTTCGTTTGAATGCATCATCATGGcccatgtttttattaaaaacactcaATGGAGCTGAAATGGCCCCAGCCCGAATCTTTCACAAG CAAGAACCACCTGCCCCggagcaaaactgttttcaggtGGGGATGAAGCTGGAGGCAGTGGACAGGAAGAATCCTCACTTCATCTGTCCTGCCACAGTGGGCGCGCTGCGGGGCGTGGAGGTTCTGATCACCTTCGATGGCTGGCGGGGCGCTTTTGATTACTACTGCCGCTACGATTCCAGAGACATCTTTCCAGTCGGCTGGTGTGCACTCACAGGAGACAACCTGCAGCCGCCGGGCACTAAAG ttggGTCACCAAGGGCGCTAGGTGCACTTGGTGCCCTACCAGAAGGTGGCATAGAGGGGACAGGCATGCCACCTACACCCGGCAGACCCCCACCCCAGAAGAAACGTAAGCCTGGCCGCAAGAAAACCAAACTATCTGGGCCCTGGGGTCAGAAAGGAGCACTTGGTTCACAGACAGGCCAGCCTGGAAAGGAACTGGAATCTATTAAAATCCCGAAGAAACGAGGCCCCAAACCAGGGAGCAAG CTAAGCTGGGCCAAGAGGACAGCTTGGCTTGAAGGAACAATCGGAGGTCCTGGTAGACCTATCAGCAAACCTAGAGGCAAACTGCCAGCCAACTGGCCCCCAAAAGTGCAGCAGAACCCAACAGATCCCATTAAGATCCCAAAAAAGAGAGGCCCCAAACCCGGCAGCAAG AGAAAACCCAGATTGGGACCCAACCCTATTCCCACCTCCCCAAGCACTAGCACTCCAGAACCAGACACCAGCTCAGTTCCGCTGGACAACGCCACCATTCCCGTTGCTGCCTTACAGGCACCTACAG TATGTGTCTACCTGAATAAGTATGGGAAAGTGGGTCCGCATCTGGATGCACGCCGTATCCAGTCACTGCCAGATCACTTTGGGCCAGGCCGAGCTTCCTCTGTGCTGCAGCAGTGTGTTCAAGCCTGTGTTGACTGTGCACATAACCAGAGCTCAGTCTTTTCCTGCCTCAAACCAGGCCATGGAGGAGAGCTCATATCAG CCTATTTTGAGCAGCAGCACCACACTCTAACACTGCCAGCAGTGAATAGTGTGACGTATATGCTACGCTTGCTGGAGAAACTCTGTCACAACCTGCACTGTGACCCATTATTTGGCAGTCAGCCCGTCCCCGTGGGAGGACTTCACTATGACAGCCGGATGTACACAG AAAGGAGAAACTTTGGAGAAAGTCTGAATTCTGGACCTGGTCGGGGCACTAAGAGGTTCCTCCAACATGATGCCTACAACAGCAACTCTGCACCGCACAAAATAGCTAAAAACCACCGTCTCTCCTCGGAAG AGCCCTTCCTGATGGAGAATGGGGTTGGCAGCTCGGAGGTGCTGAAGAAAACACACTTGTCCTCTGGACATGTCTTGGCAATGCGTTCCCTTTCTCAAAATAGCAGCACACCGCGGAAACTACATCGTCTGGGCTCAACAG GTTCAGAGCATTTTCTGAGCTCGAGGGAAAGCCCGCGACCCAGTGGACAAGACCCCAACCTGTGGACGGTGGAAGATGTTATGCAGTTCATCAGAGACATTGACCCTCAGCTTGGGCCCCATGCAGACCTCTTCCGTAAACAT